A segment of the Methanothermococcus thermolithotrophicus DSM 2095 genome:
CTGCTAACTCGATGCCTTTTTGCTGGGTTTCGCATAGTGTGGCACTCCACCCATAAAGCAGTGGCCAGCTTGCCTCTGCAAGTATCCTTGCAGATTCTTCTATTGCAGTATCGATATCTACCTTTTTTAATTCTCCCTTATCATCCCGCATCATTGGGGTTAAATGTCTTTGTCCATGTGTAGGGTGCATAAATTTTGCATGGCCAATTCTACACAGGTTTTTTGTTCCAGTTATATGTCCACCATCTACTATAACCTCTCCATCATCACATACGCACCCACAAAATGGACATACAACATCTTTAATTACCTCCATTATTTCACCTTCATAATACCGGATTGAGTTAAATCTTTGACATATAAGTTTTTTCTACTAAATCAAGGGAATTATTGGCCAGTTCTTGCGTTACAGGTTTAATAGTAACTTTTATGGCCTTTAAATACGGCATTCCTGTGCTATTTGTATCTGGGCAAACTACCACATTAGCCCATGAACCATATGCCGCATATACCATTCCCTCGGGGAGCTCTTCTTTGGCTTTCACTGCTTTCATAACTACCTTTCCATAATCATTATATACTAAAACACTTTCATTTTCATTCACATGAATTTTTTTCATATCTTCTGGATTCATCTCCAACATGCAACATGCTTTGGTATATAGTTCCCCTTCTTTACC
Coding sequences within it:
- a CDS encoding molybdopterin dinucleotide binding domain-containing protein, with protein sequence MKKLEALFLTGRTVWQGEGMESGKEGELYTKACCMLEMNPEDMKKIHVNENESVLVYNDYGKVVMKAVKAKEELPEGMVYAAYGSWANVVVCPDTNSTGMPYLKAIKVTIKPVTQELANNSLDLVEKTYMSKI